The Arabidopsis thaliana chromosome 5, partial sequence genomic interval AAGTTACTTACCTATGTGTTCTCATATATTGCATAAACAATTACGTTTAAGAACACTAATGCTTGAGAAAGCATGATCTTCAGTTATGGATACTCTAAAATCACTTGTTCGtgtctttcttcattttagaATTCTTATCTTTCAATCTTTACTATGAGCTGCTTTGTCTCCCATTGGTTCTGTATTGCTAGACAAATTTAGTGTTAACAACATCTAGTCTCTTCAATATTCTATCATATATATGCTTGCTCGTATGCAGTTTTGTACCTAAAAACATGTACTTGTGATGTTTGGTACATAACATAAATGTGACCATaacagttttagttttttcatagATTGGTTCTTTACCATGTTTGGCGTTTGATCTTTTACACATTTCTGGATTggattatattattatgtcaGGTTGCATGCTCAGGCGCTGACATTAGCCGCTCTGGCTGGAGCAGCTGCAGTGGAGTACTATGATCACAAATCTGGAGCCACTGATCGAATCCCGAAATTTCTGAAGCCTGATAACTTAAATAAGGACTAGAAATCTCCGTACCATGGCTCTGCCTATTCTGTTATTTGTAGGCATCTTCGTATCCAATGAAGACTTCATGTTTTGTAAGTTCTTTTGGTATTTGAAATGGCTGATACCTATTCTGTTATCTTAGGCATATTATAGCCTTGCAGATTATCTGCAACATTCGGGATGCGAAATTGTAAGAGAGATTCGTACagaaactaaatgaataaattatatgtattCGATTTATTAAGCATGGTCATTTTGTTATTAGCATAAATCCTGATAATATCTATCTCCTATCCCAAAACCTGGTCATTGTGTCCCTTATTGTAGATTCAGTATCCACAGTATCAGTatcttgaaaatgtttttacaGTTTCCTGGTCATGGTGTCCCTTAGGCaaataaaccgaaccgaatctACCGAACCGGAAATCGAAAACTAACCGAATGAATATTAAATTCTACAACCAAAATAACCGAAACCGAATAGATATAAACCGAAGTAATTGGATAACCGAAAATATCcgaatataattatattttcaaaaatattagttatttctagactaaataacaaaaaatacttgagaatatatataaaatagtaaaaatacttgaaaataaccaaaaactatCCGAAAATATCCggaaatattcaaaaataaccaaaatatccaGAATTATTTAAAGcaaaataaccgaatggatactaaattttaaaaccgaaaaaaccgaaaaaaccgaaaccaaaccgaaaccgaaccaaactttcaaaataaccgaatggatactaaactttaaaaccaaaaaaccgaTAACCGAATAGGTATAACCGAAACCGAATGGATAACTATAAGGGACTCCCTTATGTCTGTTTGTAAAAAACGTGTTTATCGTCGTTTCAAGCACTTGATTGGGCCTAAAACATCCAGCACGATGTGTTGATATTCAAAAGTCCCACATCGGTTAATACCCAAAGCATGGGTTGGTGAAGCAgtagtatatataaagaagCGGACTGTTCAAGCAAATTACTTACCTGGACGGGGTCAACTCGCGATCAATAAGACGAGTGGCCTAGGCTAGTGACCGCATTGCACATACCGTTGGGGTGCTATGCCTAAGGTCTTCCCTTGAGGAAGAGCCTGCGTTATTATTTGTGGCAGAGGGGGTTTGCGTTCGCGCAGCCCCTACCAGTCATTGTTAGTCTGAAGTTTTCATATTTCAATTACTTATCCGATATGGTACTCTAGAATCCAATAGCTAATACTTAACCGAACTAACCAAATCGAAACCATATGCACAAAAAGTCCCACATCGGAAGTATATTATAGCTTCATAGGTTCTGCTTGGCTATAAATGAAGAGGCTCTCCTTCTATAAAAACTTATCTTTGCGCTTGGGGCAATGACGCAGCTAATGAGGTATTAACCGAGGCGCGTCTATTGCTGGTTGAAAACTATTTCCAAACCCCCTCCTAGGCCTAAGCTTGTCTTGGGCCTCTGAGAATTTCTGGAAGAGCTCCCTTTGGGGTAAAGCTCCACAATTCTTAGTTCAATAGATATCTTTTATGATTACGCTTCATAAATATGTTTCTATTTAATGTAATATGTTTCCTCCTTTCATGTACCTAAATAGGTTTATGTTATGCATCAGCTTTCTTCATGTTTTCTCAATTTGAAGTGAGAAAAATATGTCATGCTAATAGTCTGCTTCTGCTTTCTGCATTGATCTGTTACATAGCAGCCACTTTCTTATGTAACTGAGATTGGTTTCGGTATAACTATCATATGAGAGGTAACATTGATGAATTTTTCAACCCTTTACTAGCACTAAATAATTTTACACGTTGCTAAAGTTTGGTAGGGGTTAGAATGTAGTAACAATAACAGAGCATGTCGGCACGCGTAGTACGCTCAGGTATCCCTCATGTCTTCTCTTTTCTGGTTGTATCTTTacatgcttcttcttcttccttttcgtgattctctctctctctctcttttcattaGATAATGTGATAGAGATCTAGGAACatgtaaagagagaaattagAGGTCTTGAGACAAACCTTAAACTCTTTTCGTTTCTAGTGGAGGTTTATGGGTAAGAGCCACACATAAAATGTACCCATGACTCATTAAAGTTAAGTTAGTAGGCTTCTAGTTGGTTTGAACCGGTGTGTCATATGTCGAAAACCTCACAAGTAAGTGGCGTTTCAAAAGCATGGTAATCTGAACTTCATCGCTGCAAGAAGATAACAAATCGTAAGTAAGAGATTCATTCAAGTTTAATAAATGCATTCAAGAGACAAAGCTTTTGCTGTTTAAAGTAAAGCTCTTTGTGTAGTAACATAGATGTATTGTAGCTAATGTAAACTAATTAGAAGCTGGACATAGTCCTCcacaaaataatgaaataataataatatgtatatatgttagACCAGTTCAGAGAAGACATTTTCATGAGTCAATGACGCATTGTCAACACATGTTTAGAGAAAAATGATGCGGTCCGTTGAAcagacaaaagaaatatatataaatcatatgtCCATGGCAACAATCCGCGTGATCTGACTTCGTTTCTCAGAAAATTCTTGAGTTcatttctctctatatataccgATTTACATATCGAACATCAtagttttaaggtttttaaaaatgtgtaaCATCGTGGTTTTCTTGCTAACTTTGaccttgttcttgttctctgGATTGTCGAACACAGCATTTGCCCGAGTGCAATATGAACCTTTAAAGCCAAGTAAGTTTTTATTAcgattttaccaaaaaaaaaaaaaaaaagtttttattacgatcaaattttatatatccaagtcgatttggttttgttgtagtttaattttttttcccggGTTCTAAAATAGAATGATAAATGGCTGTTATTCAATTTGCTTTGATACACTTTTTTAGTCTCGATCCTATGTTTAgcaattaatataatttaatatatttattgttatttgattttacGGTCTCTTTTGcatatcaagaagaagaaaaaaaaactgaataattTTCATTCTActctcttttagtttttgtattgCTTTTTCGATATGGATCTTATTCGATCTGAATAATTGTTTCAACTAATGAAATTTTTGTCACTTAAGTTTAAAGATATAAAAGATTGATTGAGCACTGattgttgtttaatttgttgggACAGAATTCGGAGCAAGGGTATGGGAtcaaaagatgataaaaaatatcaagattGAAGTAGATGGTAGCTGTTCAAGGCGTGCAcctggaagaagaagaccaccAAATAGACCACCAAAACCATGTACTAAACCCTAGTGACAATCCTTTatgtatgtacatatatatgtataattttataaaaatgacaTCAAGTACTATATTAGATTCACATAAatgatcatatttttattgattcttTGTATCTAACATCATCACATAAtgcaagaagaaaattaattatcaaaagtataataaaataaaaatcatattgcTTACGCTTGGGCATTCGGATTTTGGATTGGATTTGGTTCAGATTATTTTGGATTCGGATAATTCGGATGAGAAGTTTATTATCCGTTAAGATAATATGACTATTAGGATCGGTTTCGATTCGGATGGTGTTGGATTCAGATCGGTTTCAAATCagtttttcagaaaaaataaaataaaaaattattcaattttaataaaaaaaatcgtttaattttactaaaatttggtttagttttgcAAAACATTGTATAATTATGacaaatataactaaaaaaaattcggATATCAaggttttggatatttttgagtaaaaattataactaaatataactaatatttttagatatatatttttattttggattagCGGATATCAGTTCGGTTTTTGGTATGGATCGAATTCGGTTTGGGTAATTCGTGTAGGAGAATTCATTATCTGTTCGGATTTTGTGATTATTCGGTACGATTTGGATTTTTTGAATCGGTTTCGGatgatttttggattttgaattttatgtcCAACCATTATTACTTAATAACTGAATCTAGGAATTGTTTTGAagagtggaaaaaaaaaaggaattgttttgaagattctaATTAGGTTCAGttgttttcatattgtttgcaaaaacaaatgtgGGGCAACACACTCCGCAAGTTTCTCGGCCCATTAGTAGATCCTTTGTAAAAATTTCACTTACCCATTACAAATATTTGGGcttgaaaaacaaatctgaaaGTTATCGGGGCTAATTTcgaataaagaaaataaatgaggaTCACTTCTGTTATTTATCATCATAAAATGACACGAGCACcttaaaagccaaaaaaaacctaataacatcttcttcttcgtcttcaaaGATCAAAAAACGCCGCTCCTCTTCACACAgttccatcttcttcaacttcaggTGACACCATTATCGTCCTTCGTTGAAATCTTTCATAGAATCGGTTCCTATTGTTGTTGAACTCTTAGCTCTCTATCGTTAAGTTTTCGTTTTCCTGGAAATGTAATCAACGAACATTAGATTCAGATTCGAAATTTCTTAGTATTGTTGTTGAGATTTATGAATggtgaatttgtttttgcagaggTGAAAAATGAGTCGTGGTAACGCAGCAGCAGctaagggaaagaagaagggaGTTTCCTTCACTATCGATTGTTCTAAACCTGTGGATGATAAGATTATGGAGATTGCTTCTTTAGAGAAGTTTCTTCAGGAGAGGATTAAGGTTGGTGGTAAAGCTGGTGCTCTTGGTGATTCTGTTTCTATCACTCGTGAGAAGAGCAAGATCACTGTCACTGCTGATGGTCAATTCTCCAAGAGGTatcttaaaacttaaaacctaaTTCTCTGATATTGCCTTTACTTGTGTCTAGATTTGTGGCTTTGATATTTAGGTATAGTTTTGGGAATGGTTCTGTTTATCTTGTTGGTAACGTTTGAATATAGAATCTTGAAACCGTTGTgtttgtaatgtttttgtttatcttgttGGTTGGTGGTTGGTACAATGTTGAATAATAGATCATCTTGTTGGTTGGTACAGTGTTGAATTTATCTTATAGAGTTACTTATAGGTATGTTgtttgattctgattttaGAGTGTCTCTGAGTGTAATTCTTTGTTGCTTATGTTAATCTTGTTGGTTGATACAATGTTGAATGTTGAATCTTGAATAGTTTTTGGTAATGCTTATGATGATCTTGTTGGTTAATACAGTGTTGAATGTGGAATCTTGAGTAGTTTtagtaatgtttttgtttattttgttggttgttaCAATGTTGAATGTGGAATCTTCTTGAGTTTATCTTGTTGAGTTAAGTATAGGATGTTGTTTGATTCTGTTGTTAGACTGTTTTTGAGTgtgattctttgtttatgtctGTGACAGGTATCTTAAGTACTTGACAAAGAAGTACTTGAAGAAGCACAACGTGAGGGATTGGCTTAGAGTGATTGCGGCGAACAAGGACCGTAACCTCTATGAGTTGAGGTACTTCAACATTGCCGAGAACgaagctgaggaagaagattaaaaCCGGTTTTGGTCTAGTGCTATATCCTCTGTTCCTCTATTTctgttggtttggttttgattcttcaGTTTTGTGTTAGATATTATTATGTAGTTTGATTGAAGTAATActctttgcttttgttgttgCGTACTTGAGATTTTCTATGGAGTCTATTTCTTCCAAACAGTAATGATGTGAAATTGGACTAAtatgatttagggtttgattaAGTTATTCATTGGAGGATAAAATTATGACAAATTCGTATAGTTAACTTTGggtttggttattgtttttgtcCAATACAGTATTTGGATTATCACTCGCGTTAGAAGAGATCTATATTAATCCTGATGAATAATACGGGCCTTATATGGTATTTTTGTTAACCAGTGTAATCTAACTGTAAGCATATTTACAAATAGCTTTGTTTCAATGTATCATGGGTACTCTAAAATGCAAGCACTTGCTGACTCCGTTCTTGTAGTTGCAAAGAACATTATGAAGAACATCTAGCACTAGAGATTGAAAATAACAGAGCCTTCTCAGTGTCTCCATCCATTCGTCTTTGTACCAATTTGATTAGGTACTCTAAGAAAGCTGAATCAAACGGTAATGTAATTGGTCCACCGGTTGGGAGGCGAAAGTCTTCTTCAGCTATCTTCAAGAGCTCTTTGCTCAGGTAGCTTGTTGCAAAACAAAGCGTGTGTTATCCGCCGTGTAAACCACAAAACAACCCTTCTCTACAGGAGTAGTACTTGATCTTTGGAATGAGATTCTTTTCCTGTGAAGAGCTGCTCTCTGTTGCCATTTCCTGAACATCTTGATTAGCATCTTTGTGTTCATCATTATTCTCtaggaaagcaaaaaaaaatattacttgaAAGTTGTGTTGCAGAAATCTTTGTATTAGTGCGAGCTGTGATTGATGAAGAATGTTACAAGCTTTGTTGTATTATATAGAAGAAGATCTTAATAGATTTAGACAGACTTTTGAACTTGTTGACTATTAAGCACGAGTCAACACATCCTTATGTTTCTACTCTGTGTGATCAGAACTCATAGGGGTCCTAAGTTGGTAATCAATCATGTCTGCAAATTAACTTGTGGACTATACAACTTCGTTTGAGAACTTAGAAGGACATGCTCATGTGggtatcaaaattttatatggaCATTTATATGACAAGAGTTAGGTACTAATACATTGATAAAGAATGCAAGAGGCAGTTGCTACATTATATGAGTAGTTGATAACTTGtcaaacagaacaaagagTAGCCAAAGACCAAACTCATGTTTGCTTAAGGGTCCCATGATGTTTGTTAGTAGTTCCATCAGCTAAATCAAATGTGGGTAACACAAATAATAGATCaagtaattaaattattcAGGGAACATCAAATCTGGTTATAATCAATGATAGATCAATACaatgaaacattttaaaatcaagCTGAGTACTACTATGTTCTTGAAGTTGCATAGAGAATTGTGAGGAACATACAAAAATACAGAGAGACTTGCCATTAAGCTTACTGAGCAAGTTAATCATGTGTACTATATTAGTAGTGTTCTTGTGTCTGCAAATAAAGTTGTAAACCGCATCTAGCACTAATGATTGACATTATAAGATGGTTATATGTGTCTCCATTCGTTGGATCAATTGTCCAAGAAAACAGAATCGTAATGGCAAGGTGATTGATCCACCAGTCAGGAGGCTAAACTCTTTCTTCAGAGATAAAGATTTGTAAGCTAAACTttacaaaaaacagaaatttgcGAAACTCTAAAACACAAGCAACTGTTGAGTAGCACTACAATGTTGTTGTGGTTGCAAAGAGCATCTAGCACTTGAGATTGACCATAACAGAGCCTTTTCTGTATCTTCATCCATTCGTCTTTGGATCAGTTTGATGAGATACTCTAAAAAGACCGAATCGAATGGCAATGTGATTGGTCCTTCCGTCGGGAGACCGAACTCTTCTTCAGATATTTTCAAGAGCTCTTGGACAATAGTGTTGCTTAGGTAACTTAAGGGAAATGAAAAACGGATCTTATCAGCCGTGTAAACCACGAAACAACCCTTTTCTACAGTTGTTTGGCTGCTAGTAGTAGTAATACTTGATCTCTGAAATGAAATTCTTTTCCTCTTGAGGGCTGCTCTTTGTTGCCATGTCTTAGCCAACTTCATGAGCGTCTTTGcgtttatcatcattttcagGGAGAGTTAAAGCTTGAGATTGGAAAGCAAGGTGGAGAAGGAAAGAGATAAGATTGGTGAGTTCTGTTTGTAGATCTCTTTCTGGTTGATGAGGAACAACCAATAAGCTTTGTTTCATTATATAGAAGGAGAAACTATTAGGTTTAGACAAGCTCCTGAGCAATCCAACCAGACACAACATATGTTTCAAcaacatatattttgtttagtcaTTATCGATCCAGACATGTTCCATATAACCATGTCCCATAAAACTAAACatcattttctaattttcttataaaattcaaatactataaatatttgaaacttcaaaaataataattaatattgatctaaactttataattgtattttgattgttatatctaagatttcacATGTACAATATCATCCCGTATATCGACCCAAATCCGTCTTACCATATAACCCCGTCctatgaaatttaaaatcattttgtcatagttttataaacttcaaatatttataataatagaacttcaaaaaaaaaattatttcgaTCCAAACTTcatttgattgttatatttagaattttgcATGTGGTATATCgtcccatattaatatcttttttaagtatgtataatgtttgattttataatatttaaactttttataacgTTTAAAtacttataatatttatatcttcataaaaaatataaaattataaatatttaaaacgtTTTATAAAgctaaacttttaaaaagttaagtatttataatattttgaaactttttaaagtttcaatccttacaaaaacaaattaccgTAGTAAATCGGTTAACATTCTTAATTTTGGATGcctgataaatcaaaatttctacTCATTCGTATTAAGAATCATTTTGATCCTTTTTATAGTATGACTTTGAACCACTGCCTAATTTTTTAAGCAATGTGGGACCTTGTacacatattttgttttcttcatcgaTTGAGTAATGTATgtcagttttttaaaatttgaattacatcatatccaaaaaaatctaacatgTATTAACtgtatgtatttttatataaaatcaaaataaattagaaatgagaacaaataaaagtgaaagaagaatttatatatttatatttaatgtaGGTAAAGAGAGTTTAGGAAATTAGCAATTAATCGAATGTAGTgcaataaagataaaatttaattaaggatataaatttaagataatatattcTTAGAATAGATTTTGTAGGGACTAAAAACTCAATAGTATTTACTTTTGGACAAAAATTTTGCTGGGGGATATTTTGTGCAATAACTCAATTGTAATTATTCACAAATTGGATGTTAAGAAAGCAAAGTATTTATGTAAGTGTTTAATGTTGATTGACGATTTGTAAGTTTTgtactttaaaatattttgtttacagattttttgtagggattaaaaactaaatagtaTTTACATAAAGGATTTTTACAAAAGCTTcaccaaaaatgtataagtAGATTAAGATTACCTCAATTCTCTAACCCAAAGGCATGATTCTCTGTGTTAGACACATCCCCACCGACGACCGTTGGATCAAACTCTGAAAACTCTTTCTCATGACTTACAGAGCTTATCAACTTCAAATTAACGCATACTCCTAATTTCCGAAAGCATCTGTCTAAGTTTCTTCAGTTCCAGGGTGAAATCATTACGATTATCAACCTTCAGAAGCTTTGTCAACTTATTGACATCTCGACGAAAGAAGCTTTGTCTCAACAATGTCAACGCGTCTTTCCTCTCATCTGGTTCAGGCGCAAAGCAGGTCATGAGAAAGAGTTTTGCATCGCAAGGAAGATTAGGCGGAAACAATGGCTCGTAACACTTCATGAGATCTTCTAGTTCATAGTTAGTATGCCACCATGGTCTCTTCCCAGTGTACATCTCCAACACAACACATCCCAACGACCATAAGTCAAGTCCTTTCCCTATCTCCCCGTGAGAGATAGACTCCGGCGACATATAGATCCGTGTTCCCGCATACGATTTAAGAGGATGCCACCACTTAGTGTCTCCATCTCTTTTCGACAACCCGAAATCAGAAATCTTCAATTTGTAAGAATATCTCCACGCGCCCTCCTTGTAGACAGAACCAGGGAAAACAAGTATGTTCTCGGGTTTGATATCGTAGTGAACATAGCCGTATCTGTGAATTGTGGCCAAACCCTCGAGAAGCATACGAGTAAACTTTCTGATCATCGGATCAGGCAATTTTCTGTCGTTGAATCGGTCCATGAAATTGTTCAAGCTTCCTCCGGTTGCATACTCCATAGGAATCATGTACTCTACGTAACCCTTGTCGTTAAATCTCTGTTTTACTCCGTTACCGTAGCATTGGACGATTCTCGGACAGCCCTTGAATTTAGACAGGATCTGAAACTCTTCGTAGAGAGACTTAGCATCATCAGAGGTTTTCACAGTGGCGTAGAGAGTCTCACCGTCGCATCGTCTTTTGTAACTGAAAAGTCTCACCGATCCAAACGAACCTTTCCCAAATACCTTTCGAACTCCAAATCCAACGCCACCATTGCAAATAGAACGATTGATTCTTTTGATAGCTTTTGgcaacaaaaccctaattgacTGAAATATCTGAGAATTTGTAATAGCTTGGGAATAAAGTctcaaacaaatatataagcCGAGAACTAACCGACTTCATtcataatttccttttttattttctgtttttaatttatttacatcgaaatagataaaaagattttccttttttttcgGATTATAAGAAAGACTCATATATAAGAAAGACTCATGATAACTCATAATCATTTTGTGCTCGAATTCAATATTATCCATTTCTATTTCTATATTTGATGAAAGGATAATACACATCTCCATTAACAAAGTGATCCCTCAAGCGAGGAAGCCAGCCAAGTTACTTAGGAATACTTCAAGAGAGAACCGTGTCAGAATATAGGGCAAGGTTTGAAGTTCTTTGTCTGAATTCAGTGAACTTACCGGGACAAAACTTAGAGGAGATATTCTTACAAAGATTAAAGCCTAATTTACAAGCTGTAGTGATGCAATTCCAACCTAACGGGATTGTAGACATGATGGATTTGGCACAGTGGCTTGAGAAAGCTAGTGAAAATGATCATGGAACAAGAGGAGATACAAGAGCACCAGTTTCAGGGTTTAGAGGTGGTAATGAAGAGTTAATGTGTCTGACCATTGTGCAAGGTAATCAAGAGGTCCTTAGTATAGGCGGATTGATGAAAAACAATAAGCTAAGATTTTTTGGTTCTATCTCGGAGCATCAAGTGTCTGTGCGTATCGCCTCCGGAGCCACAAACAACTTCATGTCTAAGGATTTGGCAATTTACCTTAAGCTGCCAATAAAGGAGAATAATCATGTTTGAGTTGTATTGGGGCATGGACGGCACAACGAGAGTTTAGGCAATGTTCTGGGAATAAGATTGTTAGTCCAAGGAGTTGAGATCCTTGAGGATTTTCTCGTACTAGACGTGGACAAAGCTGAAGCGGAAGTGATATTGGGCTATAGTTGGCTCTCAAAACTAGGAGAGACATAAATTAATTGGCAAGAGCATTCATTCTCATTCATCCACAACCAAGAGTGGATCACCTTCAGTGATAAAGATCGGAAGCTAAGCACTACAAAAGTAAAGATGAGGAGTGAAAATGAGCTTAAAGAAGATTGTGGAACTGCCGCTTACTACTACCTTGAGGACAAGGTAGCTTTAAAAGGAGAGAGTAAGGCTAGGGGTAGAGGAATAGCCCATGATATAGAGTAGAAGCAGAATAAGATTAGTGAAAGACAAAAGATTCCAAGAGCAACTGGTAAAGTCCAAAACAAAGATGTTCAAATGGAAGATTCTTGGTTTCCACCTATTTGGACCATGGCTGATCACTATGAGTGGTAAGAATACCGATTCAAaatcttttccaaaatttgTAATTGTCGAGAGCGAGCCGGAACAgtcacaacaacaagaaactcATAAAAGCATCCTTGTGGATATTCAGACCAACCAAATTGAGGCTGCCTTCTTGGTTGAGAAACATTATGGAGAGACTGATGAGTACCTACACTTATGGGTTAAGATGAGTGACAGTCAAGCTGGGCTTGAGGCTGGAACTCCTACAAGGATACCGAATAAGGTCCCTAGGTACTACACGATTTCGGAGGGTAACTTCTCGAAACTGGTTTCACCAATCAAGGAGCAAATGCTGAGATCACAAGCTGAGAAGAAAAGTGAGGGATACGGTGGAAGGTTACTCTAGAAGAGTCTTGGTTAATCATCGCTGGTAAGAATATTACAGAGGCAAGATCAGAAGAAGCTAAGTCATTCTACCGTGGAGTTCACTTTCTACCACCATGAGGACAAGGTGATTCTCATTGGAGGGAGTATTGATAGGATTGCTTCATGGGCTTCATGGGCCTCATGGGCCTCGTATGGGTATTGGTTTAAGCCTGTCTTTCCTTAGTTGGTATTGCTATTTAATGTTGTCTTGAGTCTTTGTAAACACTTATCAAGAACTAAGAATGTTTATCTTCatctcatctcttcttcttcctttccttctctgattcttctacttctcatctctatttcttctgttttctcatCACCTTCTGTTACTTCTTTTAATAAGTGATTCTGACCTTATCAGAAATACACAATGCTTATGTTTTGATGTGTTGGTCTTTGAGGACCTTACTCCCTAGCTGGAGTGTTCCAAAATCTTTGTCACATTAGTGTCTCTTCTCTATGCTTCATATCAACCATTGTCTCCTTTCCCTTGCCTTTATGTATCTCTCATCACTTGTTGAGCTTGATTCTTGATAACAAAGATCGACAAAATTGGAATATAAGGACTGTTGTtggaacaaaatcaaatgacTTCGAACACAATTATTGGATCGTAAAAGGCTTTGACAGAGGAAGGTTGCAACTAGGCGTCGACATTCGGGTACCCATACCCGATCCGTTCTTTTTTCGGGTATCGGGTCTATT includes:
- a CDS encoding Ribosomal L22e protein family (Ribosomal L22e protein family; FUNCTIONS IN: structural constituent of ribosome; INVOLVED IN: translation; LOCATED IN: ribosome, cytosolic large ribosomal subunit, nucleolus, plasma membrane, membrane; EXPRESSED IN: 22 plant structures; EXPRESSED DURING: 14 growth stages; CONTAINS InterPro DOMAIN/s: Ribosomal protein L22e (InterPro:IPR002671); BEST Arabidopsis thaliana protein match is: Ribosomal L22e protein family (TAIR:AT3G05560.3); Has 1807 Blast hits to 1807 proteins in 277 species: Archae - 0; Bacteria - 0; Metazoa - 736; Fungi - 347; Plants - 385; Viruses - 0; Other Eukaryotes - 339 (source: NCBI BLink).); protein product: MSRGNAAAAKGKKKGVSFTIDCSKPVDDKIMEIASLEKFLQERIKVGGKAGALGDSVSITREKSKITVTADGQFSKRYLKYLTKKYLKKHNVRDWLRVIAANKDRNLYELRYFNIAENEAEEED
- the SAUR75 gene encoding SAUR-like auxin-responsive protein family (SAUR-like auxin-responsive protein family; CONTAINS InterPro DOMAIN/s: Auxin responsive SAUR protein (InterPro:IPR003676); BEST Arabidopsis thaliana protein match is: SAUR-like auxin-responsive protein family (TAIR:AT1G29430.1); Has 1807 Blast hits to 1807 proteins in 277 species: Archae - 0; Bacteria - 0; Metazoa - 736; Fungi - 347; Plants - 385; Viruses - 0; Other Eukaryotes - 339 (source: NCBI BLink).), whose protein sequence is MMINAKTLMKLAKTWQQRAALKRKRISFQRSSITTTSSQTTVEKGCFVVYTADKIRFSFPLSYLSNTIVQELLKISEEEFGLPTEGPITLPFDSVFLEYLIKLIQRRMDEDTEKALLWSISSARCSLQPQQHCSATQQLLVF
- a CDS encoding Protein kinase superfamily protein (Protein kinase superfamily protein; FUNCTIONS IN: protein serine/threonine kinase activity, protein kinase activity, kinase activity, ATP binding; INVOLVED IN: protein amino acid phosphorylation; LOCATED IN: cellular_component unknown; CONTAINS InterPro DOMAIN/s: Protein kinase, catalytic domain (InterPro:IPR000719), Serine/threonine-protein kinase-like domain (InterPro:IPR017442), Protein kinase-like domain (InterPro:IPR011009), Serine/threonine-protein kinase, active site (InterPro:IPR008271); BEST Arabidopsis thaliana protein match is: Protein kinase superfamily protein (TAIR:AT2G41920.1); Has 1807 Blast hits to 1807 proteins in 277 species: Archae - 0; Bacteria - 0; Metazoa - 736; Fungi - 347; Plants - 385; Viruses - 0; Other Eukaryotes - 339 (source: NCBI BLink).) codes for the protein MNEVAIKRINRSICNGGVGFGVRKVFGKGSFGSVRLFSYKRRCDGETLYATVKTSDDAKSLYEEFQILSKFKGCPRIVQCYGNGVKQRFNDKGYVEYMIPMEYATGGSLNNFMDRFNDRKLPDPMIRKFTRMLLEGLATIHRYGYVHYDIKPENILVFPGSVYKEGAWRYSYKLKISDFGLSKRDGDTKWWHPLKSYAGTRIYMSPESISHGEIGKGLDLWSLGCVVLEMYTGKRPWWHTNYELEDLMKCYEPLFPPNLPCDAKLFLMTCFAPEPDERKDALTLLRQSFFRRDVNKLTKLLKVDNRNDFTLELKKLRQMLSEIRSMR